From a single Lewinella sp. LCG006 genomic region:
- a CDS encoding NADPH-dependent F420 reductase gives MKIAIIGTGNVGGALASQWSKAGHTIFLGVRDTTDFKGKELLENARTSVHPIPAAIAAAEVVLVASPPQFAEKQAAIFGDLNDKVLIDATNAVRTKPENYPTAFHAFEALTEAEVVKCFNSTGFENMQNPSYGDQKLDMFMAGDSSSAKATAVQLAKDAGFENCYDFGDRSKVELLEQFALAWINLAIFQGQGRGIGFKVIRR, from the coding sequence ATGAAAATAGCGATTATCGGCACTGGCAATGTGGGTGGTGCATTGGCCAGCCAGTGGTCCAAGGCTGGGCACACCATCTTCCTTGGTGTTCGTGATACCACTGATTTCAAGGGGAAAGAATTGCTCGAAAACGCCCGTACTTCCGTACACCCTATCCCAGCGGCCATTGCTGCGGCAGAGGTCGTTTTGGTCGCTTCACCACCACAGTTTGCGGAAAAACAGGCGGCTATTTTTGGCGACTTGAATGACAAAGTACTGATTGACGCTACCAATGCTGTACGCACCAAACCTGAAAACTACCCCACCGCTTTCCACGCATTTGAGGCCTTGACGGAAGCTGAAGTCGTCAAATGTTTCAACTCCACGGGTTTTGAGAACATGCAAAATCCTTCGTACGGCGACCAAAAACTAGACATGTTCATGGCCGGTGACAGCAGCAGCGCCAAGGCTACAGCAGTACAATTAGCGAAAGACGCCGGGTTCGAAAACTGCTACGATTTTGGTGACCGTTCCAAGGTAGAGCTCCTGGAACAGTTTGCCTTGGCGTGGATCAATCTGGCGATTTTTCAGGGGCAAGGGAGGGGTATTGGGTTTAAGGTGATTAGGCGGTAA
- a CDS encoding winged helix-turn-helix transcriptional regulator, giving the protein MPDFLYQGKIYYNPVEFAMDRVGGTWKMPILWRLKDQIYRYGELKKSLAHISDKMLTSQLRELEADGFVHRKVYPVIPPKVEYSITEKGKLVIPVLETIRNFGIQLMAENGIDTEYYE; this is encoded by the coding sequence ATGCCGGATTTTTTATACCAGGGTAAAATCTATTACAATCCTGTAGAATTTGCCATGGATAGGGTAGGAGGTACCTGGAAGATGCCGATCCTTTGGCGGCTAAAAGACCAGATATACCGCTATGGGGAACTCAAAAAGTCACTAGCTCATATCTCTGATAAGATGCTCACATCCCAGCTACGCGAACTAGAGGCAGATGGCTTTGTCCATCGCAAGGTATATCCTGTCATTCCCCCAAAGGTAGAATACAGTATTACGGAAAAGGGCAAACTTGTTATCCCCGTCTTGGAAACCATTAGAAATTTTGGCATTCAATTGATGGCAGAGAATGGGATCGATACGGAATATTACGAGTAG
- a CDS encoding rhodanese-like domain-containing protein, translating into MYIEQIYTGCLAQGAYYIESEGEAAVIDPLRETKPYLQRAEERGAKIKYILETHFHADFVSGHLDLAQKTGATIVYGPEAATKYEKHLAKDGEEFQVGKLTIRVLHTPGHTPESTTYLLLDENGKEHAIFTGDTLFIGDVGRPDLAQKKGSITQEDLAGWLFDSLRNKIMPLPDEVIVYPAHGAGSACGKNMSTETWSTLGEQKQTNYALRADMSREEFIKEVTDGLLPPPQYFAKNAKLNKTGYDAIDQVMQRGAQALSPSAFEAAANEHGALILDVRSKEKFVKGFVPNAIFIGLDGSFAPWVGALVSDLKQPILIVAPEGREEETVTRLARVGYDNALGYLRGGIPAWIAAGKEVDTIETINLKTFAKRFKEQPGLNVLDVRKPSEWEAEQLENSQNFPLDFINAHMHEIQRDQPYHLHCRSGYRSTVAASILKARGFQELVNVQANFSDFGAADLPLTAFVCPSTLAKS; encoded by the coding sequence ATGTATATCGAACAAATCTACACCGGCTGCCTGGCACAAGGTGCTTACTATATCGAAAGTGAAGGAGAAGCTGCTGTGATTGACCCTTTACGGGAAACGAAGCCCTATCTGCAACGGGCTGAGGAACGTGGTGCCAAGATAAAATATATCCTGGAGACACACTTCCACGCCGACTTTGTCTCCGGTCACCTTGATTTGGCGCAGAAAACAGGGGCGACCATCGTCTACGGCCCGGAAGCAGCCACCAAATACGAAAAACACCTGGCCAAAGACGGTGAGGAATTTCAGGTAGGCAAGCTGACCATTCGCGTACTACACACCCCAGGCCATACGCCAGAAAGTACAACCTATCTCTTACTCGACGAAAATGGAAAAGAACACGCTATATTCACGGGAGACACGCTCTTCATCGGTGATGTTGGTCGTCCGGATTTGGCGCAGAAAAAAGGGAGTATTACGCAGGAAGACCTCGCTGGATGGTTGTTTGACAGCTTACGCAACAAGATTATGCCCCTCCCCGATGAAGTCATCGTCTATCCTGCACACGGAGCCGGATCTGCTTGTGGAAAAAACATGAGTACGGAAACCTGGAGTACCCTCGGCGAACAAAAGCAAACCAACTACGCTTTACGAGCGGATATGAGCAGAGAGGAGTTCATCAAAGAAGTTACCGATGGTTTGTTGCCTCCGCCCCAGTATTTTGCAAAAAATGCCAAGCTCAACAAAACTGGTTATGATGCTATAGACCAAGTGATGCAGCGAGGCGCCCAAGCCTTATCGCCATCGGCTTTTGAAGCTGCTGCTAACGAACATGGTGCACTCATCCTGGATGTGCGCAGCAAGGAAAAATTCGTCAAAGGGTTTGTCCCTAATGCCATTTTCATTGGTCTTGATGGAAGCTTTGCACCTTGGGTAGGCGCCCTGGTCAGCGATCTGAAACAACCCATCCTGATCGTTGCACCCGAAGGCCGTGAGGAAGAGACCGTCACGCGCCTCGCGCGGGTAGGGTACGACAATGCGCTTGGTTATCTCCGAGGTGGCATTCCCGCCTGGATCGCCGCAGGTAAAGAGGTCGATACCATTGAAACAATCAACCTAAAAACCTTTGCCAAACGCTTCAAGGAGCAACCTGGGTTGAACGTCCTGGATGTACGAAAGCCCTCCGAATGGGAAGCCGAACAACTGGAAAACAGTCAAAACTTCCCACTGGATTTCATCAATGCACACATGCACGAAATTCAGCGCGATCAGCCCTACCATCTGCATTGTCGTAGTGGTTACCGTTCTACGGTGGCAGCATCTATCTTAAAAGCTCGTGGATTTCAAGAACTCGTAAATGTTCAGGCCAACTTTTCCGATTTTGGCGCTGCTGATTTGCCGCTGACGGCTTTTGTGTGCCCGTCTACCTTGGCTAAAAGCTGA